In a genomic window of Muntiacus reevesi chromosome 1, mMunRee1.1, whole genome shotgun sequence:
- the KLF17 gene encoding Krueppel-like factor 17 — translation MSILNMSSTPGSSGMHTSWNHSPLGIQHTPQCTELQRIPLASAEAPRQNASEMGPQFSMALPDPRVSYCPQLTLTPAQMTFTQGMSPSQPGMMIFKEPQMMPFGEPNIPGMAMTFGGNLRMPLSGPPTSPPSGIPMMSHIRMQAMSYPGLPSVASNRDPLPPKTLLNPTVPSTEAQAMLPSIAQILPPRQPHNFGMPPGGSPLLLALESQGSFVNQPVSQEDPFLPKQPIPAQQRAERQYSGTQEKAPRRRSPVSRPYRCDYENCEKAYTKRSHLVSHQRKHTGERPYKCTWEACTWSFFRSDELGRHTRIHTKHRPHKCDQCGRQFMRSDHLRQHQRTHIRMPRSPDPPADNGYPACL, via the exons ATGTCCATCTTGAACATGTCTTCAACTCCTGGAAGCAGTGGAATGCACACCTCTTGGAACCATAGTCCATTAGGCATTCAACACACCCCTCAGTGCACAGAGCTGCAGAGGATCCCATTGGCTTCTGCTGAGGCACCCAGGCAGAATGCCAGTGAAATGGGGCCTCAGTTCAGTATGGCACTGCCTGACCCCCGTGTGAGCTACTGCCCCCAACTGACTCTCACCCCTGCCCAGATGACTTTCACTCAAGGAATGTCTCCTTCGCAGCCAGGAATGATGATTTTCAAGGAACCCCAGATGATGCCCTTTGGAGAGCCCAATATTCCAGGGATGGCCATGACCTTTGGTGGGAATCTAAGGATGCCCCTCAGTGGGCCACCAACCTCACCTCCCAGTGGAATCCCAATGATGTCCCACATCAGAATGCAAGCAATGTCATATCCTGGCCTCCCATCAGTAGCTTCTAACAGAGACCCTTTACCACCTAAAACATTATTAAATCCAACCGTGCCTTCCACTGAGGCCCAAGCAATGCTCCCTTCTATAGCTCAGATTTTGCCTCCTAGACAGCCCCACAACTTTGGGATGCCCCCAGGTGGATCTCCATTATTGCTGGCTTTGGAATCCCAGGGCTCCTTTGTGAACCAACCAGTCTCCCAGGAAGACCCCTTCCTACCTAAGCAGCCCATACCTGCTCAACAAAGAGCAGAGCGGCAGTACTCCGGGACCCAGGAAAAGGCTCCCAGACGGAGATCCCCAGTTTCAAGGCCTTACCGCTGCGACTATGAGAACTGTGAAAAAGCTTACACTAAGCGCTCCCACCTCGTGAGTCACCAACGCAAACACACAG GTGAACGACCCTATAAATGCACTTGGGAAGCCTGTACCTGGTCCTTCTTCCGTTCTGATGAACTTGGAAGACATACTCGGATACACACCAAACATCGACCACATAAATGTGACCAGTGCGGCCGACAGTTCATGAGATCTGACCATCTCAGGCAACACCAAAGGACTCATATACGGATGCCAAGATCTCCAGACCCACCGGCTGACAATGGAT ATCCTGCGTGCCTCTGA